From Planktothrix sp. FACHB-1365, the proteins below share one genomic window:
- a CDS encoding polysaccharide biosynthesis/export family protein: MTLLWGFPTQQQVLAQTVTLPEKCVLPQEIPSQPYPGGQLRPPVFPQPTWPQLIQLFEQAGNPILDRSGAIPPPIDNSFFKRLSENRGVNYRLGPGDQLYIDVFINGQRSNDLSVSTTTVTPDGAILLPLIGAIRVQDATLEQVQSTIVNRLNSYVKNPQVNLSLLTQRPVRVTITGEVARPGFYPLTSPELPVALTTAQGTTTAADLRMVKIRRALANGQVVETEVDLLTPLLLGVRPADVLLEDGDVIIVPSQEVRAYQGPTRNILETYSLAAAPTAVNVTIVGDVTRPGFYQLPPGGGQLATALQASGGARITSDLRSVLICRITVDGRLVEDIVDLYTPIKEATALPNVSLQNGDAIIIPKLKPDEKEGYDQRLIATSTLASPQIQVRILSYPINAVGAVVLPNGSSFIDALNSVPLNLADLQEVALIRYDPQTGKPTRQLLNGKNVLAGDATDNVLLQDNDVIVVNRNLVARVSYVLNNFTQPFRDILGFLLFFQQLQSGVENLFSPSGSSSGSSTKK; this comes from the coding sequence ATGACGTTATTGTGGGGATTTCCAACCCAACAACAAGTTTTAGCCCAAACCGTTACCCTTCCAGAAAAATGCGTACTTCCCCAGGAAATACCCAGCCAACCTTATCCAGGGGGACAACTACGACCGCCAGTTTTTCCCCAGCCTACCTGGCCCCAACTGATCCAACTGTTTGAACAAGCCGGAAATCCAATTTTAGATCGCTCTGGGGCTATTCCACCGCCCATTGATAATAGCTTTTTCAAGCGTTTGAGCGAAAACCGAGGTGTGAATTATCGTCTAGGGCCAGGAGATCAATTGTATATTGATGTGTTTATTAATGGTCAACGGTCTAACGATTTAAGTGTTTCCACCACAACCGTTACCCCGGATGGTGCGATTCTATTGCCTTTAATTGGGGCGATTCGAGTTCAGGATGCTACCCTAGAACAAGTGCAGTCAACTATCGTCAATCGTTTAAATTCCTATGTAAAAAATCCCCAAGTCAATCTTTCCTTATTAACTCAGCGTCCTGTGCGGGTCACTATTACCGGGGAAGTCGCTAGACCGGGGTTTTATCCCTTAACCAGTCCAGAACTCCCGGTTGCTTTAACGACCGCCCAGGGAACAACAACGGCGGCGGATTTGCGGATGGTTAAGATTCGTCGTGCTTTAGCTAACGGTCAGGTTGTGGAAACTGAAGTGGACTTGCTGACCCCGTTGTTATTGGGGGTAAGACCAGCAGACGTGTTACTGGAAGATGGCGATGTGATTATCGTCCCCTCTCAGGAAGTTCGAGCTTATCAAGGGCCAACCCGAAATATATTAGAAACCTATAGTTTAGCCGCAGCCCCAACAGCCGTCAACGTCACTATTGTTGGCGACGTGACTCGACCGGGTTTTTATCAGCTTCCCCCCGGAGGTGGACAACTGGCGACGGCGCTTCAAGCTTCCGGGGGAGCGAGAATTACATCGGATTTACGGTCCGTGTTGATTTGTCGAATAACTGTTGATGGTCGTTTAGTCGAAGATATTGTGGATTTGTATACTCCCATCAAGGAAGCAACCGCCTTACCCAATGTATCCTTACAAAATGGTGATGCGATTATTATCCCCAAACTTAAACCCGATGAGAAGGAAGGTTATGATCAACGTTTGATAGCGACTTCAACTTTAGCCAGCCCTCAAATTCAGGTGAGGATTTTGAGTTATCCGATTAATGCGGTGGGCGCAGTGGTGTTACCTAATGGTAGCAGTTTTATTGATGCCTTGAATTCCGTTCCCTTGAATTTAGCAGATTTGCAGGAGGTTGCTTTAATTCGTTATGATCCCCAAACCGGAAAACCTACAAGACAGCTTTTAAATGGTAAAAATGTATTAGCGGGTGATGCAACGGATAATGTTTTGTTACAAGATAATGATGTGATTGTTGTCAATCGTAACTTAGTGGCTCGGGTGAGTTATGTTTTAAATAATTTCACACAACCTTTCCGCGATATTCTGGGATTTCTTCTATTTTTCCAACAGTTACAATCGGGGGTAGAAAACTTGTTTAGTCCGTCTGGTTCTAGTAGTGGTAGTAGCACAAAAAAATAA
- a CDS encoding AAA family ATPase, with translation MTLPIIKRYLIAFERYKLAGFATFVVALGISGAAAMLMETPPTPPYKATGLMMGQSSPVIFSKTGEIIQQQGQQLTSEMLLPRTVVEPLLKEFNISPNDLKKNLAIKLEPAAPGGKDGAGSPMKITVSFQDYQRERAVKFVNTLMEKIHEQSRIINTQQLNSIITAIQDRLKPSEAELRKAEKELENYDKREGATILTLESGSLPGAILTNEQQQKDIKLQLEALNAQLASVESQLGLNVDQAFVSQALAADPIIAQLRVQLYEIESQLAVLRKDYRDQHPVVADLIKRQEAAEQQLQERAAEVLGGDGIAAPLRQVDQIRVDSSLDPTRQQLAQNLIALKTQKDTLEQQLKATIKTGEDLKQNYATIPNKQMEKQRLEQQVAYKKALYDQMQAKLVDAQAAEAETTSSLAIAKEAEAPDVETPKGTSMALILAMGGLGGVLGGAVIIFVLGMLSGKFYTWEEIQGAFKEREVPLLGVVPTVFLYSEEDRLPLLLKPHSAYLEFYEKIRSNLQQVGNKSPKVILITSVGSCEGKTLTAYNLAIASARSGKRTLLIEADFRSVSKSSNSLGLALDPQSSVEPLQYYGDLYSCIHLVPNVSNLSVIPSPGPVRQPSTILESSEFRRVLEEVRHRFDYVVIDSPCFNSSNDVLTLEPYTDGMVIVARPIYTSSGLLGEVTDKLMDTEDGETKKYRPRLLGAIVNGADIYIDDSDEPEQTTKDEPPVRALTATRI, from the coding sequence ATGACTTTACCCATTATTAAACGATATTTAATCGCCTTTGAACGTTATAAATTAGCAGGCTTTGCCACCTTTGTTGTGGCGCTAGGAATATCAGGAGCCGCTGCAATGTTAATGGAAACTCCTCCCACTCCTCCTTATAAAGCTACGGGTTTAATGATGGGTCAAAGTAGTCCCGTGATTTTTTCTAAGACGGGTGAAATTATTCAACAACAAGGACAACAATTAACTTCGGAAATGTTGCTTCCCAGGACTGTAGTAGAACCCCTTCTTAAGGAGTTTAATATTTCCCCCAATGACTTGAAAAAAAATTTAGCTATTAAACTAGAGCCAGCCGCTCCAGGAGGGAAAGATGGCGCCGGAAGTCCGATGAAAATTACAGTTTCTTTTCAAGATTATCAGCGAGAACGAGCCGTAAAGTTTGTTAATACCCTGATGGAAAAGATTCACGAACAAAGCCGGATTATTAATACTCAACAATTAAATAGTATTATTACAGCAATTCAAGACCGGTTAAAACCGTCTGAGGCGGAACTCAGAAAAGCAGAAAAAGAGTTAGAAAATTATGATAAGCGTGAAGGCGCTACAATTTTAACCTTAGAAAGTGGCTCTTTACCTGGAGCTATTTTAACCAATGAACAGCAGCAAAAGGATATTAAATTACAATTAGAAGCCTTGAATGCTCAACTTGCTAGTGTAGAATCTCAACTCGGTTTAAACGTTGATCAAGCCTTTGTTTCCCAAGCCTTAGCCGCCGATCCAATTATTGCTCAACTACGGGTTCAATTGTATGAAATTGAATCTCAATTAGCGGTTTTACGCAAAGATTATCGAGATCAACATCCAGTGGTAGCGGACTTGATAAAACGTCAGGAAGCCGCCGAACAACAGTTACAAGAACGGGCGGCTGAAGTGTTAGGAGGAGATGGAATAGCAGCACCTTTGCGACAAGTTGATCAAATTCGTGTTGACTCCTCCCTCGACCCCACCCGTCAACAATTAGCTCAAAATTTGATAGCCCTTAAAACACAAAAAGACACCCTAGAACAACAATTAAAAGCTACTATTAAAACCGGGGAAGATTTAAAGCAAAATTATGCTACAATTCCCAATAAACAAATGGAAAAACAACGGCTAGAACAGCAGGTGGCTTATAAAAAAGCGTTGTATGATCAAATGCAAGCTAAATTAGTAGATGCTCAAGCGGCTGAAGCCGAAACAACCAGTAGTTTAGCGATCGCCAAAGAAGCAGAAGCTCCCGACGTGGAAACCCCCAAAGGGACGAGTATGGCTTTAATTTTAGCAATGGGCGGACTTGGCGGTGTGTTGGGGGGTGCAGTGATTATTTTTGTCCTAGGAATGCTCAGTGGAAAATTCTACACTTGGGAAGAGATTCAGGGAGCATTTAAGGAGCGTGAGGTTCCCCTTTTAGGTGTGGTTCCAACGGTGTTTTTATATTCAGAAGAAGATCGTTTACCGTTACTATTGAAACCTCATTCTGCTTATCTGGAATTTTATGAAAAAATTCGCAGTAACCTACAACAAGTAGGGAATAAATCTCCCAAGGTTATTTTAATTACCAGCGTCGGAAGTTGCGAAGGAAAAACATTAACTGCTTATAATTTAGCGATCGCATCCGCTCGGAGTGGTAAACGCACCTTATTAATTGAAGCCGACTTCCGCTCCGTTTCTAAAAGTTCAAACTCCCTAGGATTAGCCCTTGATCCTCAAAGTTCCGTTGAACCCTTACAATATTATGGAGACTTATATAGTTGTATTCATCTTGTTCCCAATGTCAGTAACTTGTCAGTGATTCCCAGTCCAGGGCCAGTACGTCAACCTTCAACGATTCTCGAATCCAGTGAATTTCGACGGGTTTTGGAAGAAGTGCGCCATCGATTTGATTATGTAGTCATTGATAGTCCTTGTTTTAATAGTAGTAATGACGTTTTAACTTTGGAGCCTTATACCGATGGTATGGTGATAGTCGCTCGTCCTATTTATACAAGTTCGGGGTTGTTGGGGGAAGTGACGGATAAGTTAATGGATACCGAGGATGGGGAAACCAAAAAATATCGTCCGCGACTATTGGGGGCTATTGTCAATGGGGCTGATATTTATATTGACGACTCCGACGAACCCGAACAAACAACCAAAGACGAACCTCCTGTCCGGGCGCTGACCGCGACACGGATATAG
- a CDS encoding photosystem I reaction center protein subunit XI, which produces MAELIKPYNGDPFVGNLSTPISDSDFTRAFIGNLPAYRKGLSPLLRGLEVGMAHGYFLAGPWIKFGPLRDHATAANLGGLISAITLILIATICLSAYGLVTFQKGGSETDSLQTSEGWSQFAGGFFVGAMGGAFVAFFLLENFGIVDAIFRGLVNS; this is translated from the coding sequence ATGGCAGAATTGATTAAACCCTATAACGGTGATCCGTTTGTCGGCAATTTGTCCACTCCGATTAGCGATTCGGATTTTACCCGTGCATTTATTGGGAATTTACCTGCTTATCGTAAAGGCTTATCTCCTTTACTGCGAGGCTTGGAAGTCGGCATGGCTCATGGTTACTTTTTGGCGGGGCCTTGGATCAAGTTTGGGCCATTACGCGATCATGCGACCGCCGCTAACTTAGGGGGATTAATCAGTGCGATCACCTTAATTCTAATTGCCACGATTTGTTTATCTGCCTACGGATTGGTTACTTTCCAAAAAGGCGGTTCAGAAACTGATTCTCTGCAAACCTCTGAAGGTTGGAGTCAGTTTGCTGGCGGTTTCTTCGTCGGTGCAATGGGTGGAGCTTTTGTTGCCTTCTTCCTGCTGGAAAACTTTGGCATAGTTGATGCGATTTTCCGCGGCCTTGTCAATAGCTAA
- a CDS encoding photosystem I reaction center subunit VIII, whose translation MTGAYAASFLPWILIPVVCWLMPVVVMGLLFIHIESDA comes from the coding sequence ATGACCGGAGCATACGCAGCTTCTTTTTTACCTTGGATTTTAATTCCTGTGGTTTGCTGGTTAATGCCAGTTGTGGTAATGGGTTTATTATTCATCCACATTGAAAGCGACGCCTAG
- a CDS encoding peptidylprolyl isomerase — translation MADQPQLTSSATVIMVVEGLPITIQVDGANAPLTAGNFVDLVERDVYDNTIFHRVVLEPQPFVVQGGDPQSKDPNVDPNTLGSGGFIDPTTGQVRNIPLEIKPQGATEPLYSQTFQEAGITVPPVLSNVQGSIAMARSQGTDTASSQFYINLVDNSTNLDGRYAVFGNVVQGFDIVTQIRQGNRLIDAEVVDGIIPSRVSGVINDVNILNAFINTINRASLPLSYAYPRNLDIDNVITMTPEITQNNPRGLLTGGGNDLVTGSIGQDVINGNQGNDSLNGNDGNDYIFGGRDNDSLTGGKGDDILNGNRGNDTIFGGAGSDFLRGGQDNDSLNGNEGNDFLIGDLGTDTLTGEGGADIFMLRGDEATKVFDVNLADIITDFNVAEGDKIHILDTIPLANLSFSASGNDTVIRVANSGILGVVKNVQPSVVQTGIVITSPTDLALTIG, via the coding sequence ATGGCTGATCAACCCCAATTAACCAGTTCTGCTACCGTGATTATGGTGGTTGAAGGTTTACCCATTACCATTCAAGTTGATGGTGCAAATGCCCCCCTAACGGCTGGAAATTTTGTCGATTTAGTTGAACGAGATGTTTACGATAACACCATCTTTCATCGTGTTGTTTTAGAACCCCAGCCGTTTGTTGTTCAAGGTGGCGACCCCCAAAGTAAAGATCCGAATGTTGATCCCAATACTTTAGGAAGTGGCGGTTTTATTGACCCAACCACAGGTCAAGTCCGAAATATTCCCTTAGAAATTAAACCCCAAGGGGCTACAGAACCTCTTTATAGCCAAACTTTTCAAGAAGCAGGAATTACCGTTCCTCCTGTATTAAGTAATGTACAGGGTTCAATTGCTATGGCGCGGTCTCAAGGAACCGATACAGCTTCTTCACAATTCTATATTAATTTAGTGGATAATTCCACCAATTTAGATGGGAGGTATGCCGTATTTGGAAACGTTGTTCAAGGGTTTGATATCGTCACACAAATTCGACAAGGGAATAGACTTATAGACGCAGAAGTGGTTGATGGAATTATACCGAGTCGTGTTTCTGGAGTGATTAACGATGTCAATATTCTCAACGCATTTATTAATACCATCAATCGTGCGAGTCTGCCTTTAAGTTATGCCTATCCTCGTAATCTGGATATTGATAATGTGATCACAATGACCCCAGAAATTACCCAAAATAATCCACGAGGATTATTAACTGGAGGGGGGAATGATCTGGTGACAGGTTCCATCGGACAAGATGTTATTAATGGAAATCAAGGGAACGATTCTCTTAATGGAAATGATGGAAATGATTATATTTTTGGGGGAAGAGATAATGATAGTTTGACCGGAGGGAAAGGGGATGATATTTTGAATGGAAATCGAGGAAATGATACAATTTTTGGAGGGGCTGGTTCAGATTTTCTGCGAGGGGGACAGGATAATGATAGTTTAAATGGAAATGAGGGCAATGATTTTCTAATCGGAGATTTAGGAACAGATACTTTAACCGGAGAAGGGGGGGCTGATATTTTTATGTTGCGAGGGGATGAAGCGACAAAAGTTTTTGATGTTAATTTAGCCGATATCATTACAGACTTCAATGTTGCAGAAGGGGATAAAATTCACATCCTTGATACCATTCCTTTGGCTAATTTAAGTTTTAGTGCTTCAGGAAATGACACGGTGATTCGTGTGGCTAATTCTGGCATTTTAGGCGTTGTCAAAAATGTTCAACCGAGTGTTGTACAAACGGGAATTGTGATTACCTCTCCTACAGATTTAGCATTAACAATTGGTTAA
- a CDS encoding peroxiredoxin, translating to MISRRLFFIFLLSIGLAVFSLNCTSPAWALGGKLPNLNQPAPHFTLPTNSGDGKISLSDYHGQWVVLYFYPKDFTSGCTLEARRFQQDLPKYFAKNTQILGVSADDIQSHAEFCDSEGLKFPLLADVDGTVSKAYGSWLNFISMRHTFIIDPDGILRETFLGVNPAIHSQEVLARLNELQQKI from the coding sequence ATGATATCCCGTCGTTTATTTTTCATTTTCCTTTTATCTATAGGTTTAGCGGTTTTTAGTTTGAACTGCACTTCGCCGGCTTGGGCGTTAGGAGGGAAACTTCCCAACTTAAATCAACCGGCTCCTCATTTTACCTTACCCACCAATAGTGGAGACGGAAAAATTTCTTTATCAGATTATCATGGACAATGGGTAGTTCTCTATTTTTACCCGAAAGATTTTACCTCTGGCTGTACTTTAGAAGCCCGTCGTTTTCAACAGGACTTACCTAAATATTTCGCTAAAAATACACAAATTTTAGGGGTAAGTGCTGATGATATTCAATCCCATGCTGAGTTTTGTGACTCTGAGGGGTTAAAATTTCCTTTGCTGGCAGATGTTGATGGAACTGTCAGTAAAGCCTATGGTTCTTGGCTGAATTTTATCTCAATGCGTCATACTTTTATTATCGATCCTGATGGAATTTTAAGAGAAACATTTCTAGGCGTTAATCCAGCCATCCATAGTCAAGAAGTCTTAGCCCGTTTGAATGAATTACAACAAAAAATTTAG
- a CDS encoding DUF751 family protein: MQDFFQNISRYPRYFITFTLGIFFFLFERLKPLLNRPVTAIALVGLLFSVFAFTFFTLRAMLGLNPV, encoded by the coding sequence ATGCAAGACTTTTTTCAAAACATTTCTCGCTATCCCCGTTATTTTATTACCTTCACCCTGGGAATTTTCTTTTTCCTGTTTGAACGCCTAAAACCCCTTTTAAATCGTCCGGTAACAGCAATTGCCCTCGTGGGTTTACTGTTTAGTGTTTTTGCCTTTACCTTTTTTACCTTACGCGCAATGTTAGGCTTAAACCCGGTTTAA
- a CDS encoding MarR family winged helix-turn-helix transcriptional regulator, translating to MTALEGRDINGDQGMGLAAVAKGLAVTPATASDAVRVLDEKGLVQKVRSPQDGRAITIAGCGRKTI from the coding sequence TTGACAGCCCTTGAGGGACGTGATATTAATGGCGATCAAGGGATGGGTTTGGCTGCTGTAGCAAAGGGTTTAGCCGTCACCCCAGCAACTGCGAGTGATGCGGTGCGGGTATTGGATGAAAAAGGTTTGGTACAAAAAGTGCGATCGCCCCAGGATGGACGAGCCATCACGATTGCTGGATGCGGTAGGAAAACTATCTAA
- a CDS encoding response regulator transcription factor, whose amino-acid sequence MDILIVEDEPEIARLIQHTLEAEGFSCQIANNGLAALQKFQELQPDLIILDLMIPGLDGLEVCARIRQKPGQKDPYILMLTAKGEELDRIIGLSTGADDYFVKPFSPRELVARVRALLRRSLRQGGQQNQMYQTPHFLVDLDQRSASRQLESGDTENLDLTTLEFNLLSTFLSYPGRVWSRTQLIDKLWGDDFFGDERVVDTHVARLRKKIEPDPSHPSFIKTVTGVGYKFEDAN is encoded by the coding sequence ATGGATATTTTAATTGTTGAGGATGAACCTGAAATTGCTCGATTAATTCAGCACACTTTAGAAGCTGAAGGATTTTCTTGTCAAATTGCGAATAATGGATTAGCTGCTTTACAAAAATTTCAAGAATTGCAACCGGATTTAATCATCTTAGATTTAATGATTCCGGGGTTAGATGGGTTAGAAGTTTGTGCTAGAATTCGCCAAAAACCCGGACAAAAAGATCCGTATATTTTAATGTTAACGGCTAAAGGAGAAGAACTGGATCGAATTATTGGTTTATCAACCGGGGCGGATGATTATTTTGTAAAACCCTTTAGTCCGAGGGAATTAGTAGCTAGAGTCAGAGCTTTATTAAGACGAAGTTTGCGCCAAGGGGGTCAACAAAATCAAATGTATCAAACCCCCCATTTTTTAGTGGATTTAGATCAAAGAAGCGCCAGCCGTCAATTAGAATCAGGGGATACGGAAAATTTAGATTTAACTACTTTAGAGTTTAATTTATTATCTACATTTCTAAGTTATCCGGGTCGGGTTTGGAGTCGTACCCAACTGATTGATAAACTTTGGGGGGATGATTTTTTTGGCGATGAACGGGTTGTCGATACCCATGTCGCCAGACTGCGTAAAAAAATTGAACCTGACCCCTCCCACCCCAGTTTTATTAAAACTGTCACGGGGGTAGGATATAAATTTGAAGATGCCAATTAA
- a CDS encoding transposase yields MKLRYRYRIYPTDQQKRLISQLFGCCRVVFNDALAYCQEQYRAGNKKPNSKELSKRLTDLKKTTEKQWLTEVSSIPLQQSLRDLEQAYSNFFKSCKGQRKGKKVKPPKFKKRKSKQSARFMDNGFKLYPNSDYIYIAKIGDIKVVWSRELPAVPSSTTLIKDSADRYFVSFVVEFNPQPLPENQNSVGIDLGITDFATLSNGEKVKSPKPLKKQLKRLRRLQRNLSRKQKGSKRREVARKKLAKLHAKISDTRNDFLHQLSTRIIRENQTIVLEDLNVSGMMKNRKLARAISDLGWQYFRTMLEAKSVMYGRDFRVIDRWIPTSQTCSCCGFRGGKKKLNIREWICLNCGTSHDGASRACWRIEILTPQ; encoded by the coding sequence ATGAAGCTAAGATATCGATACAGAATCTACCCAACAGACCAACAAAAGAGGCTAATATCTCAACTATTTGGCTGTTGTCGGGTGGTTTTTAACGATGCCTTGGCTTACTGTCAAGAACAATACCGTGCAGGTAACAAAAAACCTAATAGCAAGGAACTTTCTAAAAGGCTAACAGACCTCAAAAAGACAACTGAAAAGCAATGGTTAACAGAAGTTTCTTCTATTCCCTTGCAACAGTCTTTAAGAGATTTAGAACAAGCTTACTCCAACTTTTTCAAATCCTGTAAAGGACAAAGGAAAGGCAAGAAAGTTAAACCTCCTAAATTTAAAAAACGTAAATCTAAGCAATCCGCTAGATTTATGGATAACGGTTTTAAACTCTACCCTAATTCAGATTACATTTACATCGCTAAAATCGGTGATATTAAAGTAGTCTGGAGTAGAGAATTACCCGCAGTCCCTTCCAGCACTACCTTGATTAAGGATAGTGCTGATAGGTATTTTGTGAGTTTTGTCGTTGAGTTTAATCCTCAACCCTTACCTGAAAACCAAAATTCTGTAGGAATTGATTTAGGGATCACCGATTTTGCCACATTGAGCAACGGTGAAAAAGTTAAATCTCCTAAACCTTTAAAGAAACAATTAAAGCGTTTAAGAAGATTACAACGGAATTTGTCAAGAAAACAGAAAGGCAGTAAACGAAGAGAAGTTGCTAGAAAGAAACTAGCTAAACTTCATGCTAAGATTTCTGATACCAGAAATGATTTCCTTCATCAATTGTCAACCCGGATTATTCGTGAAAATCAAACGATAGTCTTGGAAGACTTAAACGTTTCAGGGATGATGAAAAACCGGAAATTAGCCCGTGCTATTTCAGATTTAGGTTGGCAGTATTTTAGAACAATGCTAGAAGCTAAGTCTGTTATGTACGGACGTGATTTTCGTGTCATTGATAGATGGATTCCAACCTCTCAAACTTGTTCTTGCTGCGGTTTTCGCGGTGGCAAAAAAAAGTTAAATATTAGAGAATGGATTTGTTTAAATTGTGGTACTTCTCATGATGGCGCTAGCCGCGCCTGCTGGCGCATCGAGATATTAACGCCGCAATGA
- a CDS encoding NAD(P)/FAD-dependent oxidoreductase — MVNSTEIYDVLIVGAGPVGLATALGLRQRGIHNILVIDQTHNFRPVGQVLDLLPNGLKALNCIQTQAYEAITTGGIRFSPANFSPNNQPKISPEWVQKNTNGERISAIPLSFEHWFNLYGEGRVSMAWYELQTCLRNLLPDNLVKVNHRCVNVVDEPELGCVRIDCICDREIEANPYAHWEQEQPQNPLISQDLEPLNPSFQLQSFRAKIVIAADGINSRIRQVLYKNTPYQPVAKPEYSGFSAIGCTHITDIPQSLRTELEETFFSDCRIVTLIQDKITPNCQGLDKPRMILLNRPTGEIGYLLHAALPLETLEKSSGNSLINLAITDLKKAHFPDSLQQLVGLSSLETLYKRPYYIHRVIISNQLKFPSSAHLYAPDSHVEMQPFWSQGRVVLVGDAIHGMPPFAAQGVNQGFEDALVMVTLLEELANNNHWNYSDKITQCFQTYEEFRRPFMAKIQQATLERLEWSETQLLEYNQAVYGRNFQDIIQQLKASG; from the coding sequence ATGGTAAATTCTACTGAAATTTATGATGTTTTGATTGTCGGTGCTGGGCCAGTTGGATTAGCAACAGCACTCGGTTTGCGTCAACGAGGAATTCACAATATTTTAGTCATTGATCAAACTCATAATTTTCGTCCGGTGGGTCAAGTTTTAGATCTTCTTCCTAATGGTTTAAAAGCCTTAAATTGTATTCAAACTCAAGCTTATGAAGCCATAACAACAGGCGGAATCAGGTTTTCTCCTGCAAATTTTAGTCCCAATAATCAGCCTAAAATTTCGCCAGAATGGGTACAAAAAAATACCAACGGAGAACGGATTTCAGCAATTCCCTTAAGTTTTGAACATTGGTTCAATCTCTATGGAGAAGGTCGAGTTTCTATGGCTTGGTATGAGTTACAAACCTGTTTAAGAAACTTGCTTCCTGACAATCTAGTTAAAGTCAATCATCGTTGTGTTAATGTAGTAGATGAACCCGAATTAGGCTGTGTTAGAATAGACTGTATTTGTGATCGAGAAATCGAAGCAAATCCCTATGCTCATTGGGAACAAGAACAGCCTCAAAATCCTCTTATTTCTCAAGATTTAGAACCGTTAAACCCCTCTTTTCAACTTCAATCATTTCGAGCTAAAATTGTGATAGCTGCGGATGGAATTAACTCTAGGATTCGTCAAGTTTTATATAAAAATACACCCTACCAACCTGTCGCCAAACCTGAATATTCTGGGTTTTCGGCGATTGGATGTACACACATCACTGACATTCCCCAATCGTTAAGAACAGAACTAGAAGAAACCTTCTTTTCTGATTGTCGAATTGTTACCCTAATTCAGGATAAAATTACTCCAAATTGTCAGGGTTTAGACAAACCTAGAATGATTTTGCTCAATAGACCAACGGGTGAAATCGGCTATCTTCTCCATGCTGCTTTACCTTTAGAGACTCTGGAAAAAAGTTCAGGAAATTCATTAATTAATTTAGCCATAACCGATTTAAAAAAAGCCCATTTCCCCGATAGTCTTCAACAGTTAGTGGGTTTATCTTCCTTGGAAACCCTATACAAACGTCCCTATTATATTCATCGAGTTATAATTTCTAATCAACTCAAATTTCCCTCATCTGCTCATCTTTATGCTCCTGATTCTCATGTAGAAATGCAACCCTTTTGGAGTCAAGGACGAGTGGTATTAGTCGGGGATGCTATTCATGGAATGCCGCCTTTTGCGGCTCAAGGCGTTAATCAGGGATTTGAAGATGCTTTAGTAATGGTTACTTTACTTGAGGAATTAGCTAACAATAATCATTGGAATTATTCTGATAAAATCACACAATGTTTTCAAACCTACGAAGAATTTCGCCGTCCTTTTATGGCTAAAATTCAACAAGCAACCTTAGAACGATTGGAATGGTCAGAAACACAATTATTGGAATATAACCAAGCGGTTTATGGAAGAAATTTTCAGGATATTATTCAACAGCTTAAAGCATCAGGTTAG